The sequence below is a genomic window from Zhongshania aliphaticivorans.
AACCTGGACACGCTCAGGGATTGCAGCGAAATAGTGGTCGTCAAACTGCTGACCTTTAGCAGGTGAAGCGCCAAATAAGGTGCGGCCTGCCATGCTCAGATCAGGGCGACTAGCGGCGAAGTTAGCGTCGATCAGGAAGTATTCCTGCTCAGCACCACAGCTGGAATTCAAGGTCGCGATTTCCGTTTCGCCCATCAGCGCCAACACGCGCTGACCGGCCTTATCCAAGGCCGAGTTAGAGCGAAGCAAAGGGATTTTCTTGTCTAATGCTTCACCGGTCCAGCTCATAAATACGCTTGGAATCATCAAGGTAGAGCCGTTTTCGGTGTGCATGATATACGCTGGGCTCGTTGGATCCCACGCTGTGTAACCACGCGCCGCATTGGTCATCCGCAAGCTGCCGTTGGGGAAAGAGGAGCCATCGGGCTCACCCTTAATCAACAAGCTGCCGGTAAACTCGGTGATCGCATGACCTTCAGAGTTGGTAATAATAAAGCCGTCGTGCTTTTCAGCCGTGGCGTTGGTCATCGGGTAAAAAATATGCGAGAAAAACTTAACACCTTTGCCGGTCGCCCAGTCTTTCATAGCCGCGGCAACTACATCTGCCGTCGCCGCATCAAGCGGTGCGCCGGTTTGCACGGTCTTTTTCACTGCTTTAAAAGCATTCTTAGAAAGACACTGCTCCATCTTTGCAAGATTGAAAACATCGCTTGCCCAGATTTTACTGAGTGGCTCAGGCATCGTAACGGCTTTAGGCGTACGATTAGTAATCTGGGAAATAGCTTGAACGCGCGCTTGATTGCGACTCATTAAGGTGACCTCGCCTTATAGAATATTTAAGTAATGGGTATCACTTGAGCTGACTGAGATTCAGAAACTGAAATGACTGCCGTTGTGCTAGCAATAATTGCACCAGCTTAGCGCAATTCCGACTAAATTGATAAAAAATTAATAGGCCAGCGCTGTAACCGGCGCAGTATAGCGCTAGTGGCCGCAAATACTAGCCAGACAATAGCAGCCTAGGCCACAGTTATGCCCGCTGCCTTATTTCCCGCTATACTGCGCGCCAAAATACCCTCTATAAAAGTGACACCGCTGCCGTGCAATTTGCCTCCAACCACTTCGACGTGATCATTCTTGGTGCAGGCGCATCGGGCTTAATGTGTGCGCTGACTGCTGCCCAGCGTGGCCGACGGGTATTAGTCTTAGAAAAAGCCAATAAAGTCGGCAAAAAAATCCTGATGTCCGGCGGCGGACGCTGCAATTTCACCAACCACTTTGTAGAAGCCGACAACTTTATCTCTGCCAACCCCCATTTTTGCAAGGCCGCACTTACCCGCTACACCCAGTGGGACTTTATCAGCATGGTCGAGCGTTACGGCATCCCCTATGAAGAGCGCAAGCACAGCCAATTATTTTGCCTTGATTCCGCCAAAGACATCCTTAATATGCTGTTGGATGAATGCGCGCATGCTGGTGCAGAAATCCGCAGTCACTGCAGCATCGATAAAATATCGCCACTGCCCGAACGTGCCCACTCCGACAAGCATCAGCCCGAGGACCGACGCAGCCGTTATCAAATCGCCCTACACCAAGGCCAAACGCCATTAAAGCTCGAGTGCCACTCACTTGTCGTCGCCACCGGCGCGCTATCCATCCCCAGCCTCGGCGGTAGTGGTTTAGGCTACGACATTGCGAATCAATTCGGTATTGCCCTCACTGAACGCCAAGCAGGCTTGGTGCCCTTTATGTTCAGCGATGCAATGAAGCCTCTATGTGAGCGCCTTTCGGGGCTCGCACTAGAAGTCGAGGTGAGCTGTAATCAACGTAGTTTCTCCG
It includes:
- a CDS encoding NAD(P)/FAD-dependent oxidoreductase, which gives rise to MQFASNHFDVIILGAGASGLMCALTAAQRGRRVLVLEKANKVGKKILMSGGGRCNFTNHFVEADNFISANPHFCKAALTRYTQWDFISMVERYGIPYEERKHSQLFCLDSAKDILNMLLDECAHAGAEIRSHCSIDKISPLPERAHSDKHQPEDRRSRYQIALHQGQTPLKLECHSLVVATGALSIPSLGGSGLGYDIANQFGIALTERQAGLVPFMFSDAMKPLCERLSGLALEVEVSCNQRSFSENLLFTHRGISGPAILQISNYWHPGNEIVIDLLPSINAADWLLSAKQQQGKSLLRTVLAQKLSKSLVTELQTLWWADSADQALAGYSDKQLSAIAEKLHTWRLKPSATEGYRTAEVTRGGVDTDAISSKTMEVKSQAGLYFIGEVLDVTGHLGGFNFQWAWSSGYSAGLVC